A single genomic interval of Rhodothermales bacterium harbors:
- a CDS encoding class I SAM-dependent methyltransferase — MDRNTDKDRKIIDSWSTNASPWIRAVRDREIESRKLVTDTAIVDAVMNRNPESVLDLGCGEGWLARELDARGVEVIGVDVVPDLIAAARQAGAGDFRTMSYEDVARGRLVVSVDIVVCNFSLIGAQVVDDLIRATPSLLKAGGTLIVQTLHPVAACGDRPYVDGWREGSWAGFSNDFTDPAPWYFRTIEGWTGLFETAGFSRIEISEPLHPDTHLPASIIFCAKISEAQVSN, encoded by the coding sequence ATGGATCGAAATACAGACAAAGACCGCAAGATCATTGACTCGTGGAGTACGAACGCGTCGCCGTGGATACGTGCTGTTCGGGATCGGGAAATAGAGAGCCGGAAGCTGGTTACCGACACAGCTATCGTCGATGCTGTCATGAACCGAAACCCGGAGTCGGTGCTGGACCTGGGCTGCGGCGAAGGCTGGCTCGCGCGGGAGCTGGACGCAAGAGGTGTCGAAGTGATCGGTGTAGACGTCGTGCCGGATCTTATCGCTGCGGCCAGGCAAGCTGGTGCTGGCGACTTCCGCACGATGTCGTACGAAGACGTAGCTCGCGGACGGCTGGTGGTCTCAGTCGATATCGTCGTGTGCAACTTTTCCCTCATCGGCGCTCAGGTCGTCGATGATCTGATCCGCGCGACACCGTCCCTGCTGAAAGCTGGAGGCACCTTAATCGTCCAGACTCTCCATCCGGTCGCGGCCTGCGGCGACCGGCCGTACGTCGATGGTTGGCGCGAAGGATCGTGGGCCGGCTTCAGTAACGATTTCACCGATCCGGCACCGTGGTACTTCCGCACCATCGAAGGATGGACCGGGTTGTTCGAAACGGCGGGGTTCTCCAGGATCGAAATCAGCGAGCCGCTTCACCCGGACACGCATCTTCCCGCATCAATCATCTTCTGCGCAAAGATCAGCGAGGCGCAGGTTTCGAATTGA
- a CDS encoding DUF1801 domain-containing protein, translating into MAELKTKLNDASVTDFLNSVDDVEKRKDCFALVDMMREITGAEPKMWGTAIVGFGTYHYRYASGREGDWMQVGFSPRKQSLTLYIMSGFSRYDELMKKLGKHKTGKSCLYVKRLSDVDPVVLRKLIKESVAHVKKSNA; encoded by the coding sequence ATGGCAGAACTCAAAACGAAACTGAACGACGCAAGTGTGACGGACTTCCTCAACAGTGTTGACGATGTAGAGAAACGGAAGGACTGCTTCGCACTTGTGGACATGATGCGTGAGATCACGGGCGCGGAGCCAAAGATGTGGGGAACAGCCATTGTGGGTTTCGGGACCTACCACTATCGATATGCCAGCGGCCGCGAGGGCGACTGGATGCAGGTCGGATTCTCCCCGCGGAAGCAATCCCTGACGCTCTACATCATGTCGGGCTTCTCACGCTACGACGAGCTCATGAAGAAGCTGGGCAAGCACAAGACGGGCAAGTCGTGTCTGTACGTGAAGAGATTGTCCGACGTTGATCCAGTTGTGCTGCGGAAACTGATCAAGGAGTCCGTGGCCCACGTGAAGAAGTCGAACGCCTGA